Proteins encoded within one genomic window of Gambusia affinis linkage group LG23, SWU_Gaff_1.0, whole genome shotgun sequence:
- the cdk17 gene encoding cyclin-dependent kinase 17 isoform X2: MGSDGESDQASGTSSDEVQSPTGVCLRNRVHRRISMEDLNKRLSLPADIRIPDGYLEKLQLSSPPFDQPLSRRSRRASLSEIGFGKLETYVKLDKLGEGTYATVFKGRSKLTDNLVALKEIRLEHEEGAPCTAIREVSLLKDLKHANIVTLHDIVHTDKSLTLVFEYLDKDLKQYMDDCGNIMSMHNVKIFLFQILRGLSYCHQRKVLHRDLKPQNLLINERGELKLADFGLARAKSVPTKTYSNEVVTLWYRPPDVLLGSSEYSTQIDMWGVGCIFYEMAAGRPLFPGSTVEDELHLIFRLLGTPTEESWPGISTIEEFKSYNFPKYKPQPLINHAPRLDSEGIELLLAFLRYESKARISADEAMKHSYFRQLGMRVHTLPESVSMFTLKELQLQRDPGYRNSSYPESGNGNINRRQSMLF; the protein is encoded by the exons ATGGGTTCTGATGGGGAAAGCGACCAGGCTTCAGGAACATCTTCAGACGAGGTCCAGTCCCCGACGGGTGTCTGTCTGAGGAACAGAGTTCACCGCCGGATCTCCATGGAG GACCTGAACAAGCGTCTGTCGCTGCCTGCTGACATCCGCATCCCAGACGGCTacctggagaagctgcagctcagcagccCGCCCTTCGACCAGCCGCTGAGCCGCCGCTCCCGCCGCGCCTCGCTG TCTGAAATTGGCTTTGGGAAGCTGGAGACGTACGTCAAGCTGGACAAGCTTGGAGAG GGGACGTATGCCACAGTGTTTAAGGGACGCAGTAAGCTGACAGACAACTTGGTGGCGCTGAAGGAGATCCGCCTGGAGCACGAGGAAGGAGCTCCCTGCACCGCCATCAGAGAAG tgtCACTTCTAAAAGACTTGAAACACGCTAACATCGTGACGTTACACGACATTGTCCACACGGACAAGAGCCTCACGCTGGTCTTTGAGTATTTG GATAAAGATCTGAAGCAGTACATGGACGACTGTGGAAACATCATGAGCATGCACAACGTGAAG ATCTTCCTGTTCCAGATTTTACGAGGGCTGTCTTACTGTCACCAGAGGAAAGTTCTCCACAGGGACTTGAAGCCGCAGAACCTTCTAATCAATGAAAGAGGGGAACTGAAGCTGGCTGATTTTG GTCTGGCGAGGGCGAAGTCCGTCCCGACCAAGACGTATTCCAACGAGGTGGTGACTCTCTGGTACCGGCCTCCGGATGTCCTTCTGGGATCCTCGGAGTACTCCACACAGATCGACATGTG gGGGGTGGGCTGCATATTCTACGAGATGGCTGCAGGTCGGCCTCTGTTCCCCGGCTCCACCGTGGAGGATGAGCTCCATCTCATTTTCAGGCTGCTGG GCACACCCACAGAGGAGAGCTGGCCAGGAATCTCCACCATTGAAGAGTTTAAATCCTACAACTTCCCCAAATACAAGCCGCAGCCGCTGATCAACCACGCGCCCAG GCTGGACAGCGAAGGTATCGAGCTGCTGTTGGCGTTCCTCAGA TACGAGTCCAAGGCGAGGATTTCAGCTGATGAGGCGATGAAACATTCTTACTTCAGGCAGCTCGGGATGAGAGTCCACACACTGCCTGAAa GCGTGTCGATGTTCACGTTAAAAGAGCTGCAACTTCAGAGGGACCCCGGCTACAGGAACTCCTCCTACCCCGAGTCAG GTAACGGCAACATCAACAGAAGGCAGAGCATGCTTTTCTAA
- the cdk17 gene encoding cyclin-dependent kinase 17 isoform X1 yields the protein MEKMKRIKKRLSLTLRPSLTIDESLSELAEQMTIEDGGTKDNEPFMRNGRPPTSHSMHSFLHQYTGSFKKPPLRRPHSVIGGSLGSFMAMPRNNGSRLDIVHENLKMGSDGESDQASGTSSDEVQSPTGVCLRNRVHRRISMEDLNKRLSLPADIRIPDGYLEKLQLSSPPFDQPLSRRSRRASLSEIGFGKLETYVKLDKLGEGTYATVFKGRSKLTDNLVALKEIRLEHEEGAPCTAIREVSLLKDLKHANIVTLHDIVHTDKSLTLVFEYLDKDLKQYMDDCGNIMSMHNVKIFLFQILRGLSYCHQRKVLHRDLKPQNLLINERGELKLADFGLARAKSVPTKTYSNEVVTLWYRPPDVLLGSSEYSTQIDMWGVGCIFYEMAAGRPLFPGSTVEDELHLIFRLLGTPTEESWPGISTIEEFKSYNFPKYKPQPLINHAPRLDSEGIELLLAFLRYESKARISADEAMKHSYFRQLGMRVHTLPESVSMFTLKELQLQRDPGYRNSSYPESGNGNINRRQSMLF from the exons agccCTTCATGAGGAATGGCCGCCCCCCCACCTCCCACAGCATGCACTCCTTCCTGCACCAGTACACCGGCTCCTTCAAGAAGCCGCCGCTCCGCCGGCCGCACAGCGTCATCGGCGGGAGCCTGGGGTCCTTCATGGCCATGCCCCGCAACAACGGCAGCCGCCTGG ACATCGTCCATGAGAACCTGAAGATGGGTTCTGATGGGGAAAGCGACCAGGCTTCAGGAACATCTTCAGACGAGGTCCAGTCCCCGACGGGTGTCTGTCTGAGGAACAGAGTTCACCGCCGGATCTCCATGGAG GACCTGAACAAGCGTCTGTCGCTGCCTGCTGACATCCGCATCCCAGACGGCTacctggagaagctgcagctcagcagccCGCCCTTCGACCAGCCGCTGAGCCGCCGCTCCCGCCGCGCCTCGCTG TCTGAAATTGGCTTTGGGAAGCTGGAGACGTACGTCAAGCTGGACAAGCTTGGAGAG GGGACGTATGCCACAGTGTTTAAGGGACGCAGTAAGCTGACAGACAACTTGGTGGCGCTGAAGGAGATCCGCCTGGAGCACGAGGAAGGAGCTCCCTGCACCGCCATCAGAGAAG tgtCACTTCTAAAAGACTTGAAACACGCTAACATCGTGACGTTACACGACATTGTCCACACGGACAAGAGCCTCACGCTGGTCTTTGAGTATTTG GATAAAGATCTGAAGCAGTACATGGACGACTGTGGAAACATCATGAGCATGCACAACGTGAAG ATCTTCCTGTTCCAGATTTTACGAGGGCTGTCTTACTGTCACCAGAGGAAAGTTCTCCACAGGGACTTGAAGCCGCAGAACCTTCTAATCAATGAAAGAGGGGAACTGAAGCTGGCTGATTTTG GTCTGGCGAGGGCGAAGTCCGTCCCGACCAAGACGTATTCCAACGAGGTGGTGACTCTCTGGTACCGGCCTCCGGATGTCCTTCTGGGATCCTCGGAGTACTCCACACAGATCGACATGTG gGGGGTGGGCTGCATATTCTACGAGATGGCTGCAGGTCGGCCTCTGTTCCCCGGCTCCACCGTGGAGGATGAGCTCCATCTCATTTTCAGGCTGCTGG GCACACCCACAGAGGAGAGCTGGCCAGGAATCTCCACCATTGAAGAGTTTAAATCCTACAACTTCCCCAAATACAAGCCGCAGCCGCTGATCAACCACGCGCCCAG GCTGGACAGCGAAGGTATCGAGCTGCTGTTGGCGTTCCTCAGA TACGAGTCCAAGGCGAGGATTTCAGCTGATGAGGCGATGAAACATTCTTACTTCAGGCAGCTCGGGATGAGAGTCCACACACTGCCTGAAa GCGTGTCGATGTTCACGTTAAAAGAGCTGCAACTTCAGAGGGACCCCGGCTACAGGAACTCCTCCTACCCCGAGTCAG GTAACGGCAACATCAACAGAAGGCAGAGCATGCTTTTCTAA
- the elk3 gene encoding ETS domain-containing protein Elk-3: protein MESSITLWQFLLQLLLDQSHKHLICWTSNDGEFKLLKSEEVAKLWGLRKNKTNMNYDKLSRALRYYYDKNIIKKVIGQKFVYKFVSFPEILKMDPAVVESGRSSEEVGGTTSEPEAEEEDRTDRNQYRHSNLYSSFTISSLQHALEQQRPIKQEPRCEESSSVIRFVTNGGHSSLPPTPPPSMTDSPNSSVLSPRLASSSSPSQSPAHIQARGQSLSADTEDVECSAQPLNLSSGQREREKLRCTRTPERRGLANSNPLKGRKPKGLEISASPLLLTGSDLVSIALNSPALPSGSLTPAFLTTQTPSGLLLTPSPLLSNIHFWSGLSPVGPLSPAQLQSHAQLFQFPTLMNGAIPIPPSNMDTPSPLLLTSSSHKS from the exons ATGGAGAGCTCTATCACCCTCTGGCAGTtcctgctccagctgctgcttgACCAGAGCCACAAACATCTCATCTGCTGGACGTCTAACGATGGAGAGTTCAAACTGCTCAAGTCTGAGGAGGTGGCCAAACTGTGGGGGCTGCGAAAGAACAAGACCAACATGAACTACGACAAGCTGAGCAGGGCGCTGCGCTACTACTACGACAAA AACATCATCAAGAAGGTGATTGGTCAAAAGTTTGTCTATAAGTTTGTCTCGTTCCCTGAGATTCTGAAGATGGACCCTGCAGTTGTGGAGTCGGGTCGCAGTAGCGAGGAGGTTGGGGGGACGACGTCAGAACCTGAAGCTGAAGAGGAGGATCGGACTGACAGAAACCAGTATCGCCACTCCAACTTATACTCCTCCTTCACCATCAGCTCCCTGCAGCACGCTTTAGAACAGCAGCGGCCAATCAAACAGGAGCCCAGATGCGAGGAAAGCTCCTCTGTCATCCGGTTCGTAACCAACGGCGGCCACTCGTCCCTTCCTCCAACACCACCTCCATCCATGACAGACAGCCCAAATTCCTCTGTGCTGTCTCCTCGGTTGGCCAGCTCATCATCCCCATCCCAAAGCCCCGCCCACATACAGGCAAGGGGGCAGAGCCTTAGCGCAGATACTGAAGATGTCGAATGTAGCGCTCAACCTTTAAACTTGTCATCTGGtcagagggaaagagagaagcTACGCTGCACACGAACACCAGAGAGGAGGGGGTTGGCCAACAGTAACCCTTTAAAAGGCAGAAAACCCAAAGGTTTGGAAATCTCTGCCTCTCCTCTTCtcctgacaggaagtgacctcGTCTCCATTGCCCTCAACAGCCCGGCGCTGCCCTCTGGGTCTCTTACCCCCGCCTTTTTGACCACACAG ACTCCATCTGGTCTGTTGCTAACTCCCAGTCCTCTGCTGTCCAACATCCATTTCTGGTCCGGTCTGAGTCCGGTGGGACCTCTGAGCCCAGCCCAACTGCAGAGCCATGCCCAACTTTTCCAG TTCCCCACACTGATGAATGGAGCCATTCCCATTCCTCCTTCCAACATGGACACGccctctcctctgctgctcaCGTCCAGCTCCCACAAGTCCTGA